A stretch of the Duncaniella dubosii genome encodes the following:
- a CDS encoding site-specific integrase, with protein sequence MKVEKFKVLLYLKKSGLDKSGKAPIMGRITVNRTMTQFGCKLSCTPELWNPRESRLNGKSKEAVETNAKIEKLLLAINSAFDSLLERKQEFDATAVKDMFQGSMDKQMTLLKQFDRINEDLKSRIGIDRAEGTYSKYYYTRQILAGFIRERFKTEDVAFGQLYERFIWDFQDYVLDEKKQSLQSVRHYLALLKKVCRIAYKEGHSERYFFCNFKLPKQEISALKALTREEFVKVRDVEISVRRRPSLALTRDLFLFACYTGTAYADTVSITRDNLFSDDDGNLWLKYHRKKNEYLARMKLLPEAIALLDKYKDESRETLLPVQDYRVLRANMKSIRVLAGIKTDIVYHVGRHSFASLITLEEGVPIETISRMLGHTNIQTTQIYARVTPKKLFEDMDTFIEATKDLVLVL encoded by the coding sequence ATGAAAGTAGAAAAATTCAAGGTGTTGCTCTACCTCAAAAAGAGCGGACTGGACAAATCGGGAAAGGCTCCCATCATGGGACGCATCACGGTAAACCGCACAATGACACAGTTCGGATGTAAGCTGTCCTGCACTCCCGAATTATGGAATCCCCGTGAAAGCCGTCTGAACGGAAAGAGCAAAGAGGCGGTTGAAACCAACGCCAAGATTGAGAAACTGCTGCTTGCCATCAATTCCGCATTTGATTCTCTGTTGGAGCGCAAGCAGGAGTTTGACGCTACGGCAGTCAAGGACATGTTTCAGGGGAGCATGGATAAGCAGATGACCCTGTTGAAACAGTTTGACCGTATCAACGAGGACTTGAAATCGCGTATAGGCATCGACCGTGCCGAGGGGACATACTCCAAGTATTACTACACACGGCAGATTCTCGCAGGGTTCATCCGTGAGAGATTCAAGACGGAGGATGTCGCCTTCGGGCAACTTTACGAGCGGTTCATCTGGGATTTTCAGGACTATGTGCTCGATGAGAAGAAACAATCCCTGCAATCCGTGCGCCATTACCTTGCCCTTTTGAAGAAGGTATGCCGCATCGCCTACAAGGAGGGACATTCCGAACGCTATTTCTTCTGCAACTTCAAGCTGCCGAAACAGGAAATCAGCGCACTGAAGGCACTCACACGGGAGGAGTTTGTGAAAGTACGTGACGTGGAAATATCCGTGCGCCGCAGGCCCTCGCTTGCCCTCACCCGTGACCTGTTCCTGTTTGCCTGCTACACCGGAACAGCGTATGCCGATACCGTGTCCATCACGCGGGACAATCTCTTTTCCGACGATGACGGGAACCTGTGGCTGAAATACCACCGCAAGAAAAACGAGTACCTCGCACGGATGAAACTGCTTCCCGAAGCGATTGCCCTATTGGACAAATACAAGGACGAATCACGGGAAACACTTCTGCCTGTTCAGGACTACCGCGTGTTGAGAGCCAACATGAAGAGCATCCGTGTACTGGCAGGAATCAAAACCGATATCGTCTATCATGTCGGACGCCATAGTTTCGCAAGCCTAATAACGCTTGAAGAGGGTGTACCTATCGAAACCATCAGCCGAATGTTGGGACACACCAATATCCAGACAACGCAAATTTACGCCCGTGTGACTCCGAAGAAACTTTTTGAGGACATGGACACATTTATCGAAGCGACCAAAGACTTGGTGCTTGTTCTCTGA
- a CDS encoding tyrosine-type recombinase/integrase: MQNIVYERKQNGEGFFSLPAVTYSRFGNCPANGLVTEQPQYSVAVCIFYTWQNAETKLISNGLRFIFTCSLSLAEPITFHIGRHTFATLSLSNHVPIESISKMLGHSDIRTTQIYAKMQDKTIYEDMATMRNKFDCAMMN; encoded by the coding sequence ATGCAAAACATTGTGTATGAGCGCAAACAAAACGGTGAGGGTTTCTTTTCATTGCCTGCCGTTACCTATTCCCGTTTCGGTAACTGCCCGGCTAACGGTTTGGTAACAGAACAACCTCAATATTCCGTTGCCGTTTGCATTTTCTATACTTGGCAGAATGCTGAAACAAAGCTCATTTCAAACGGTTTACGTTTTATATTTACCTGTTCGCTTTCCCTTGCAGAACCTATCACTTTCCATATCGGTCGGCATACATTCGCTACTCTTTCGCTGAGTAACCATGTTCCGATTGAAAGCATCTCGAAGATGCTCGGTCATTCCGACATACGGACAACTCAGATCTACGCTAAAATGCAGGACAAGACCATATATGAGGATATGGCAACAATGCGCAACAAATTTGACTGCGCCATGATGAACTGA
- a CDS encoding ISAon1 family transposase, producing the protein MSTKIQLSFGVRQYAIADGCTSILIGAMGKTLRRKVREVTCDLSPSMMLIAAEVFYNAHVVNDRFHVQQVYNEAVDKIRIDIRRQLIAEDNSRDKSEPPITYSNGETMRQILARSKHTLMMSQNKWTDIQRHRANILFKHYPILKAAYHLAMEMRQIFNAKISPTKAMGRMNKWYEKVMALGNNNFRSVIKTFKNHAPTILNYFRRRATNASAEAFNSKVKIFRSQMRGVRDRDFFIFRLVKLYA; encoded by the coding sequence TTGTCGACAAAGATACAACTCTCTTTCGGAGTTCGTCAATATGCTATCGCGGATGGTTGTACCTCCATACTCATCGGAGCGATGGGCAAGACCCTGAGACGAAAAGTCAGGGAGGTCACATGCGATCTGTCGCCCTCGATGATGCTGATAGCCGCCGAGGTATTCTACAACGCCCACGTCGTTAACGACCGCTTCCATGTGCAGCAGGTCTATAACGAGGCTGTCGACAAAATTCGCATAGACATCCGCCGACAGCTCATTGCCGAAGACAACAGCCGTGACAAATCAGAGCCTCCAATTACATATTCCAACGGCGAGACCATGCGCCAGATCCTTGCCCGCAGCAAGCACACCCTGATGATGTCGCAGAACAAATGGACTGACATACAGCGTCATCGCGCAAACATTCTGTTCAAACACTATCCGATACTGAAAGCTGCATACCATCTGGCTATGGAAATGCGCCAAATCTTCAACGCAAAGATATCACCCACCAAAGCAATGGGTCGGATGAACAAGTGGTATGAAAAAGTAATGGCATTGGGCAACAACAACTTCCGCTCTGTCATCAAGACGTTCAAGAACCACGCCCCAACTATCCTCAATTATTTCCGACGTCGCGCAACTAATGCCTCGGCCGAAGCATTCAACTCCAAAGTCAAAATCTTCCGTTCGCAGATGCGAGGGGTCCGTGACCGTGATTTCTTTATCTTCCGGCTCGTCAAACTCTACGCCTAA
- the tnpB gene encoding IS66 family insertion sequence element accessory protein TnpB (TnpB, as the term is used for proteins encoded by IS66 family insertion elements, is considered an accessory protein, since TnpC, encoded by a neighboring gene, is a DDE family transposase.): MWSLEADMRLWVCRQPVSMRYGIRGLAQMVWSWKGHSPASGDVYVFFSKDRKTMKALKWDGDGFLMYTKRLSRGRFREVLKKGDDGVRRLQWDDFYMLMRGLTPVKVMVENRFRMAVK; the protein is encoded by the coding sequence ATGTGGAGTCTTGAGGCGGATATGCGGCTCTGGGTATGCCGGCAGCCGGTATCGATGCGCTACGGCATCCGGGGTCTGGCCCAGATGGTGTGGTCGTGGAAGGGGCATTCTCCGGCATCGGGCGATGTGTATGTGTTTTTCTCAAAGGACCGCAAGACCATGAAGGCGTTGAAATGGGATGGCGACGGATTTTTGATGTACACAAAAAGACTGTCGCGAGGCCGTTTCCGGGAGGTGCTCAAAAAGGGCGATGACGGCGTGCGCAGGCTCCAATGGGACGATTTCTATATGCTGATGAGGGGCCTCACGCCTGTGAAGGTGATGGTCGAAAATCGCTTCAGAATGGCCGTAAAATAA
- the tnpC gene encoding IS66 family transposase — MKKNELIEFLQRQIEFLQGRLDEALASVSSLTLSNEKLQSTNEKLVATVDELRKQMASMEEAMKGKSAELSKEKAARQAVQRLQGSPSERQKKPVTTPATSETRQQKPEKKRTNNGAKRKTHPECEVETIIVEPDSPDFNPEAATFIGECDVVRYVMEPMRFKKIIYKVRKYVQDEKIYKGSAPATPLLNSQYTSSFIAGLAELRYLHCMPLENAVEYFRAHGFDLDKGTAQKLVSKVRVHLENLYKALGQAIVADNYICGDETYQKVRLQVATPSGRKIKKGYIWVFVGMTTGLVYFFYDDGSRSAEVFEQHIKGFNGAFQCDYYSGYRHIGIGGMSGIKRLPCLQHIKRKFLDLKDNPKAQEIAKLFGLLYHFEHQHRIGKDGWTAGKHLEWRQRYSKVMLEKIRMRLTAVKDRIGVPPDDPLLAATEHALKQWDEIPRIFASPTYRLDNNEVERINRYISLTRRRLTIGSHSGAEAAALYHSLAITCHRCGVNVFDYFCDIIDRCAAWPPNTPIEKYRDLLPDRWKLSQK; from the coding sequence ATGAAAAAGAACGAGTTGATAGAGTTTCTGCAACGTCAGATCGAGTTCCTTCAAGGGCGGCTCGACGAGGCGTTGGCCTCTGTCAGCTCGCTTACTTTATCCAATGAAAAGCTGCAGTCGACCAACGAGAAGCTTGTGGCGACTGTAGATGAACTGCGCAAGCAAATGGCCTCAATGGAGGAGGCTATGAAAGGCAAAAGTGCGGAACTGAGCAAAGAGAAAGCCGCGCGTCAGGCAGTGCAGCGTCTGCAGGGCTCGCCGTCGGAGCGTCAGAAGAAACCGGTGACGACTCCTGCCACATCCGAAACTCGACAGCAGAAGCCAGAGAAGAAACGTACCAACAACGGCGCCAAAAGGAAGACGCATCCGGAGTGTGAGGTGGAGACCATTATAGTGGAGCCTGACAGTCCGGACTTCAATCCCGAGGCGGCGACGTTTATCGGCGAGTGCGATGTCGTGCGCTACGTCATGGAGCCGATGCGCTTCAAAAAAATTATCTACAAGGTCAGAAAATACGTGCAGGACGAGAAAATATACAAAGGTTCCGCACCCGCCACACCGCTGCTTAACTCGCAGTATACATCTTCCTTCATAGCCGGACTCGCCGAGCTACGCTATCTCCACTGCATGCCACTTGAAAATGCTGTCGAATACTTCCGTGCCCACGGCTTCGACCTTGACAAAGGCACCGCACAGAAGCTCGTAAGTAAGGTAAGGGTACATCTGGAAAATCTATACAAGGCGCTGGGTCAGGCAATAGTCGCGGACAATTATATCTGCGGTGACGAGACCTATCAGAAAGTGCGGCTGCAGGTGGCAACTCCTTCGGGAAGAAAGATCAAGAAAGGCTACATATGGGTGTTCGTCGGCATGACAACCGGGCTTGTGTACTTCTTCTATGACGACGGCTCCCGCTCGGCCGAAGTCTTCGAGCAACACATAAAAGGCTTCAACGGAGCCTTCCAGTGCGACTATTACTCGGGATACCGGCATATCGGAATCGGTGGGATGAGCGGGATAAAACGCTTGCCATGCCTGCAGCACATCAAGCGAAAGTTTCTCGATCTGAAAGACAATCCAAAGGCGCAGGAAATAGCAAAGCTCTTCGGACTCCTTTACCACTTCGAGCATCAGCACCGCATAGGCAAAGACGGATGGACGGCGGGAAAGCACCTTGAGTGGAGACAACGATACTCCAAGGTGATGCTCGAGAAAATCCGCATGAGACTGACAGCAGTCAAAGACCGCATCGGCGTGCCACCCGACGACCCGCTGCTCGCCGCCACCGAACATGCACTCAAACAATGGGACGAGATACCACGCATCTTTGCCTCACCCACCTACAGACTCGACAACAACGAAGTCGAGCGAATCAACCGCTACATATCCCTGACCCGTCGCCGACTTACAATCGGCTCCCACTCCGGAGCCGAAGCCGCCGCCCTGTACCACTCTCTTGCGATCACCTGCCACCGCTGCGGAGTCAACGTCTTCGACTACTTCTGCGACATAATCGACCGATGTGCCGCATGGCCGCCAAACACCCCGATCGAAAAATACCGCGACCTGCTTCCCGACCGCTGGAAACTCTCACAAAAATAG
- a CDS encoding toprim domain-containing protein, translating into MTTQEAKKIHIADYLQSLGYNPVKQQGKSLWYKSPFREETEASFKVNTELNQWYDFGTGKGGNIIALAQELYGSDYVPYLLGKIAEQAPHVRPVSFSFRQQASEPSFQHLEVRELTHPALLRYLQECGINTALAQAECKELHFVHNGKPYFAIGFPNVAGGYEVRNRFFKGCIAPKDISHIRQSGEPREKCLVFEGMTDYLSFLTLRMKNCPTMPNLDRQDYVILNSVSNVSKAIDVLHGYERIHSLLDNDEAGRKAYWELAGEFAGRIRDFSQNYNGYKDLNDYLCGKPLFQSAEPIKQEKQVQSARRMMQPPKKRGLKM; encoded by the coding sequence ATGACTACACAGGAAGCAAAGAAGATACATATCGCAGACTATCTGCAAAGTTTGGGCTACAACCCCGTCAAGCAGCAGGGCAAAAGCCTTTGGTACAAATCACCGTTCAGGGAGGAAACGGAAGCATCGTTCAAGGTGAACACCGAACTCAACCAATGGTACGACTTCGGAACAGGCAAGGGCGGCAACATCATCGCTTTGGCGCAGGAGCTTTACGGTTCGGACTATGTGCCTTACCTGCTTGGCAAGATAGCGGAACAAGCACCGCACGTCCGTCCCGTGTCTTTCTCTTTTCGCCAGCAGGCATCCGAACCGAGTTTCCAACATTTGGAAGTGAGAGAACTCACGCACCCTGCATTGCTCCGTTACTTGCAGGAGTGTGGAATAAACACCGCATTGGCGCAAGCGGAATGTAAGGAACTGCACTTCGTCCACAACGGTAAACCTTATTTCGCCATAGGGTTCCCGAATGTGGCAGGAGGCTATGAAGTGCGCAACCGTTTCTTCAAGGGCTGTATCGCCCCGAAGGACATCAGCCATATCCGACAGTCGGGAGAGCCGAGAGAGAAATGCCTCGTGTTTGAGGGGATGACGGACTATCTTTCATTCCTCACCTTGCGGATGAAGAACTGCCCGACCATGCCCAACCTTGACAGGCAGGATTACGTTATTCTCAATTCCGTTTCCAACGTATCCAAAGCCATAGACGTGCTGCACGGGTACGAGCGCATACACAGTCTGCTCGACAATGACGAGGCAGGACGGAAAGCGTATTGGGAACTGGCAGGAGAGTTTGCCGGACGTATCAGGGACTTCTCCCAAAACTACAACGGGTACAAAGACCTGAACGACTACCTGTGCGGTAAGCCCTTGTTCCAATCGGCAGAGCCGATAAAGCAGGAGAAGCAAGTCCAATCCGCAAGGCGGATGATGCAGCCACCGAAAAAACGAGGGCTGAAAATGTAG
- a CDS encoding GLPGLI family protein, whose translation MRMIKKTLLALASLMMLSCVYVSAQVTVTYAMDTPTFTLAHEDTDKAQALDSCYLTITYRFKYKATEKDDSLSQEDLMDLQLGRKYNAFFSRNLRDLDIRNTKELKTTMQFQTVPENYVGFDLLVNHADSTTIVTHRVPYTSQVIEYTENTPAPVWTYVLEDTATVMGYHCHAAKCTYGGREWKVYYTNDIPLPYGPWKLNGVKGLVLKAEDSEHNFVFEAEGLTQKTQPIIRYDWNRKTMNKEDWKRFEREMYQNAGAFVRNTGARIIIMDNSEQGFHRLNEDWSQFYNPLEK comes from the coding sequence ATGAGAATGATTAAAAAGACACTTTTAGCTTTAGCATCTTTAATGATGCTCTCATGTGTGTATGTCTCAGCACAGGTCACAGTTACCTATGCAATGGATACACCGACATTCACACTTGCCCATGAGGATACCGACAAAGCACAAGCACTTGACTCCTGTTATCTAACAATCACCTATCGATTCAAATACAAGGCAACTGAGAAAGACGATTCGCTCAGTCAAGAAGACCTGATGGATCTGCAACTCGGACGTAAATACAACGCCTTCTTCAGTCGCAATCTCCGTGATCTTGACATCCGGAACACTAAAGAACTCAAAACCACAATGCAATTCCAGACCGTGCCGGAGAATTATGTCGGATTTGACCTTCTTGTCAATCATGCTGATTCGACGACCATTGTCACCCATCGTGTTCCCTATACTTCTCAAGTTATTGAATATACGGAGAATACTCCCGCTCCTGTATGGACGTACGTTCTTGAAGACACAGCCACAGTGATGGGCTACCACTGTCATGCGGCTAAATGTACCTACGGAGGGCGCGAATGGAAAGTATATTACACCAATGACATTCCGTTGCCATACGGTCCGTGGAAACTAAACGGAGTCAAGGGCCTTGTTCTTAAAGCAGAGGATTCCGAGCATAATTTTGTGTTTGAGGCAGAAGGCTTAACGCAAAAAACGCAGCCGATAATCCGTTATGACTGGAACCGTAAAACCATGAATAAAGAAGACTGGAAGCGATTTGAGCGTGAAATGTATCAAAACGCAGGAGCATTTGTCCGCAATACCGGCGCACGGATTATAATTATGGATAATAGTGAGCAAGGTTTCCATCGTCTGAATGAAGATTGGTCACAGTTCTATAACCCATTAGAAAAATAA